A window of Tautonia plasticadhaerens contains these coding sequences:
- a CDS encoding WD40 repeat domain-containing serine/threonine protein kinase → MADVGPNGPPDTRGTTLAGAVDPGQATGGVALAHETSGTATGVADAAHAGHTHTARRPTPTIAGYEIEGELGRGAMGVVYRARQVRLNRPCALKMILAGAHADPIASVRFLGEAEAVASLQHPNIVQIHHIGEADGLPFLELEYVPGGSLDRTLDGTPWPARRAATLIEALARGVAEAHRLGIIHRDLKPSNILIADDGTPKIADFGLAKSLDVESGLTATDSIMGSPSYMAPEQAGGRAKQVGTLADVYALGVILYELLVGRPPFRGTTVLETLEQVKTAEPVPPSRLVPGLPRDAETIALKCLQKDPAKRYAGAAELADDLRHFLAGEPIVARPVSPWERVIKWARRRPAIAALIVAVHVLLASLLCLWIYSYEEINRSLTVAQAEQAKALALAKKEARAKEELRRRDYISRVNLALSECVGNNVVRALELLDGCPAELRGWEWDYAWRQCHLDLRTFHEPGMLEHGQSVNGVAFSPDGRSIASVTGAFYRDQPDQKSVLTVRDVATGEDVFPRREVRGSFRSVAFSPDGRMIATGVGSSLVVWDAATGMERFRVTDPDNFFIYCVAYSPDGEQIVAGYGNHEMQTIAGHARLFDAASGRELRDKIPGQAGAILGVAFGWTGQEIAMASTVGLVEVLDLSGREPTRQLRGHESLVYAVAFSPDGRYIASGGFDRIIRLWDRATGRQVRVFHGHQGFIRGLAFSPDGLSLLSGSEDKSLRLWEVESGAQLVAFPGHRQFVMCVAFSPGGDLVASGGFDLTVKLWSATRSLRSTFRGHEGWVKAVAYNSVGAQLAWGVSRWRGPGGLGRNLVMLRDATIDMPPVGFAEESPDVNAIAFRRDGRHLATGCSDGTVWIWDAETGRRLPIPLPRQANEVTDVAYSPDGRLLASATAQFTGLIDGETGVVVLWDPETGRKIRTLGGHTAGVNGVAFSPDGRWLASACDDGLVRIWDVLDPGRAVRTLPGHSDWVLRVQFLRDGRLASVGGVPMSTGEVRIWDLATGQSLVLRGHTDLVFGLASSPDGRRLATGSWDRTVKLWDTRTGEEVFTLVGHTAGVTSVAFSPDGGRLASGSIDRTLRIWETRLPSADALSRRGAESRVEVPELPADPFAH, encoded by the coding sequence GTGGCGGACGTCGGGCCAAATGGCCCCCCCGACACGCGCGGGACGACGCTCGCCGGCGCGGTCGATCCGGGCCAGGCGACCGGGGGTGTGGCCCTCGCGCACGAGACTTCCGGCACCGCGACCGGGGTGGCTGACGCGGCACACGCCGGCCACACACACACCGCCCGACGCCCCACGCCAACGATCGCCGGCTACGAGATCGAGGGCGAACTCGGCCGCGGCGCGATGGGGGTCGTCTACCGGGCGCGGCAGGTCCGTTTGAACCGCCCCTGCGCCTTGAAGATGATCCTGGCCGGCGCGCATGCCGACCCCATCGCCTCGGTCCGCTTCCTCGGCGAGGCCGAGGCCGTGGCCAGCCTCCAACACCCGAACATCGTCCAGATTCACCACATCGGCGAGGCCGACGGCCTGCCGTTCCTCGAGCTGGAGTATGTGCCGGGGGGCAGCCTGGATCGGACGCTCGACGGCACCCCATGGCCCGCGCGGCGGGCGGCGACGCTGATCGAGGCCCTCGCCCGCGGCGTCGCCGAGGCGCACCGACTCGGGATCATTCACCGCGACCTGAAACCGAGCAACATCCTGATCGCCGACGACGGCACGCCAAAGATCGCCGACTTCGGCCTGGCCAAGAGTCTGGACGTGGAATCGGGATTGACGGCGACCGATTCGATCATGGGTTCGCCCAGCTATATGGCCCCCGAGCAGGCGGGGGGGAGGGCCAAGCAAGTCGGCACGCTGGCCGACGTCTACGCCTTGGGAGTGATCCTGTACGAGCTTCTGGTCGGCCGGCCGCCGTTCCGGGGGACGACCGTGCTGGAGACGCTGGAGCAGGTCAAGACGGCCGAGCCGGTGCCGCCGTCGCGGCTCGTACCGGGGCTGCCGCGCGACGCCGAGACGATCGCGCTGAAATGCCTGCAGAAGGATCCGGCCAAACGGTATGCCGGCGCCGCCGAACTGGCCGACGACCTGCGGCATTTCCTCGCCGGCGAGCCGATCGTGGCCCGGCCGGTCTCGCCGTGGGAGCGGGTGATCAAGTGGGCGCGGCGTCGGCCGGCGATCGCGGCGCTCATCGTGGCGGTGCACGTGCTCCTCGCGTCGTTGCTGTGCCTGTGGATCTATTCCTACGAGGAGATCAACCGGTCGCTGACGGTTGCCCAGGCCGAACAAGCGAAGGCCCTGGCCTTGGCCAAGAAAGAGGCTCGTGCCAAGGAGGAGCTTCGGCGGCGAGACTACATCAGCCGGGTCAACCTCGCCCTGAGCGAGTGCGTCGGGAACAATGTAGTCCGGGCCCTGGAGCTGCTTGATGGCTGCCCGGCCGAGCTGCGTGGTTGGGAGTGGGATTACGCCTGGCGCCAGTGCCACCTCGACCTTCGCACTTTTCACGAACCAGGGATGCTCGAACACGGGCAGTCGGTCAACGGCGTGGCGTTTAGCCCCGATGGCCGCTCGATCGCCTCGGTGACGGGGGCCTTCTACCGCGACCAGCCGGACCAGAAGAGCGTGCTGACCGTCCGGGACGTAGCGACCGGTGAAGACGTGTTTCCACGTCGCGAGGTCCGCGGCAGCTTCCGGAGCGTGGCGTTCAGCCCCGATGGCCGCATGATCGCCACGGGCGTCGGCTCCTCGCTGGTCGTCTGGGACGCCGCCACGGGTATGGAGCGCTTCCGCGTCACCGACCCCGACAACTTCTTCATCTATTGCGTCGCATATAGTCCCGACGGCGAGCAGATCGTCGCAGGTTATGGCAACCACGAGATGCAAACCATCGCCGGGCACGCCAGGCTCTTCGATGCGGCGTCTGGAAGGGAACTTCGCGACAAAATTCCGGGGCAGGCCGGGGCCATCCTGGGGGTGGCCTTTGGCTGGACGGGCCAGGAGATTGCCATGGCCAGCACGGTGGGGCTCGTGGAAGTGCTTGATCTCTCGGGTCGCGAGCCGACACGCCAACTCCGTGGCCACGAAAGCCTTGTCTATGCGGTGGCCTTCAGCCCCGACGGCCGGTACATCGCGTCGGGCGGCTTCGACCGGATCATTCGACTCTGGGATCGCGCCACGGGTCGGCAGGTCCGGGTCTTTCACGGGCATCAGGGGTTCATCCGCGGGCTGGCCTTCAGCCCCGACGGCCTGTCGCTGCTCTCCGGGAGCGAGGACAAGAGCCTCAGGTTGTGGGAAGTCGAGTCCGGCGCTCAACTGGTCGCTTTCCCGGGTCATCGGCAGTTCGTGATGTGCGTGGCCTTCAGCCCCGGTGGTGACCTGGTCGCTTCGGGTGGCTTCGACCTGACGGTCAAGCTCTGGTCCGCAACCAGGAGCCTGCGGTCGACCTTTAGGGGTCATGAAGGTTGGGTCAAGGCCGTGGCGTACAACTCTGTTGGCGCACAGCTCGCCTGGGGAGTCTCGAGGTGGCGCGGCCCGGGGGGCTTGGGCCGGAACCTGGTGATGCTGCGGGACGCGACTATTGACATGCCCCCCGTGGGCTTCGCCGAAGAAAGTCCAGACGTCAATGCCATCGCATTCCGACGAGACGGCCGGCATCTTGCCACGGGCTGCTCGGACGGGACGGTGTGGATCTGGGACGCCGAGACCGGTAGACGTCTGCCAATACCACTGCCTCGACAGGCGAACGAGGTGACGGACGTAGCGTACAGCCCCGATGGCCGTCTCCTGGCCTCGGCCACCGCGCAATTTACCGGATTGATTGACGGGGAGACCGGAGTGGTGGTTCTCTGGGACCCCGAAACCGGTCGGAAAATCCGCACGCTCGGGGGGCACACCGCCGGCGTCAATGGCGTGGCTTTCAGCCCCGACGGCCGGTGGCTCGCCTCGGCCTGCGACGACGGTCTTGTGAGGATCTGGGATGTGCTGGATCCGGGACGTGCGGTCCGGACGCTCCCGGGCCACTCTGATTGGGTATTACGCGTGCAGTTCCTCCGGGACGGACGACTCGCCTCGGTCGGTGGCGTCCCCATGTCGACGGGCGAGGTGAGGATCTGGGACCTTGCCACGGGACAATCGCTCGTCCTCCGTGGCCATACCGACCTCGTCTTTGGCCTGGCCTCGAGTCCCGACGGGCGGCGTTTGGCGACGGGGAGTTGGGACCGGACCGTCAAGCTCTGGGACACGAGAACCGGAGAGGAGGTCTTCACCCTCGTCGGCCACACCGCCGGAGTGACCAGCGTGGCGTTCAGTCCCGATGGGGGACGCCTCGCCTCGGGGAGCATCGATCGAACTCTGAGGATCTGGGAGACACGTCTCCCGTCCGCCGACGCGCTATCGCGACGCGGGGCTGAGTCCCGGGTTGAGGTCCCGGAACTCCCAGCCGACCCGTTCGCCCATTAA
- a CDS encoding DUF1559 family PulG-like putative transporter: MSRRRGFTLIELLVVIAIIGVLIALLLPAVQAAREAARRAQCTNNLKQLGLALHNYNDTLGALPPTLVLTGTGPASVTWTNSFGAHPRILPHAEQGNVFNSLNFDLDMYAAGGQNRTATAVYINLLVCPSETRQDFTHNVGGHMNVCNYGYCEGDWFVWGGAGSTRKNRSAFGPNQARRLAEFRDGLSNTLWISEGKAYTPYYRDCAGDGTLANFGPGKTYHADNVPPPAADPYAVAPEYGGGCALRDGTSEGGHVEWVESGVHHAGFTTAWPPNTQIRGGPGGAYADMDLNSRREKIGGMSFAAITARSYHPGGVNALLGDGSVRFVKGTIDGLTWRALGTVSGGEVISADQF, translated from the coding sequence ATGTCCCGACGCCGTGGCTTCACCCTGATCGAGTTGCTGGTGGTCATCGCCATCATCGGCGTGCTCATCGCCCTGCTCCTGCCCGCCGTGCAGGCGGCCCGCGAGGCGGCCCGACGCGCCCAGTGCACCAACAACCTCAAGCAGCTCGGCCTGGCCCTGCACAACTACAACGACACCCTCGGCGCGCTGCCGCCGACGCTGGTCCTGACCGGCACGGGCCCCGCCAGCGTCACCTGGACCAACAGCTTCGGGGCCCACCCGCGGATCCTGCCCCATGCCGAGCAGGGGAACGTCTTCAACAGCCTGAACTTCGACCTGGACATGTACGCCGCCGGCGGCCAGAACCGGACGGCCACCGCCGTCTACATTAACCTGCTGGTCTGCCCGAGCGAGACGCGACAGGACTTCACCCACAACGTCGGCGGGCACATGAACGTCTGCAACTACGGCTACTGCGAGGGCGACTGGTTCGTCTGGGGGGGGGCCGGGTCGACCCGGAAGAACCGCTCGGCGTTCGGCCCCAACCAGGCGCGACGCCTGGCCGAGTTCCGCGACGGGCTCAGCAACACCCTCTGGATCTCCGAGGGCAAGGCCTACACCCCCTATTACCGCGATTGCGCCGGGGACGGGACGCTGGCGAACTTCGGCCCCGGCAAGACGTACCACGCGGACAACGTCCCGCCGCCGGCCGCCGACCCCTACGCCGTCGCCCCCGAGTACGGGGGAGGCTGCGCCCTGAGGGACGGCACGAGCGAGGGCGGGCACGTCGAGTGGGTCGAGTCGGGCGTGCACCACGCCGGCTTCACGACGGCCTGGCCGCCGAACACGCAGATCCGCGGCGGGCCCGGCGGCGCATACGCCGACATGGACCTCAACAGCCGTCGCGAGAAGATCGGCGGGATGAGCTTCGCCGCGATCACCGCCCGCAGCTACCACCCCGGCGGCGTGAACGCCCTGCTCGGCGACGGCTCGGTCCGCTTCGTCAAGGGCACGATCGACGGCCTCACCTGGCGAGCCCTGGGGACCGTGTCCGGCGGCGAGGTCATCTCCGCCGACCAGTTCTGA
- a CDS encoding DUF362 domain-containing protein produces MSRKYPCGGLGRRQLLAGAAALPALLGARVSAQQPKAAADGAEAGGDEAWGVPGPWPGRVVEVRNPAMIRDDRKDREAIGKALARGMAELTGADDAVSAWRTLFEPGDVVGIKMNPVGNPLANSSTELMLEVIEGLKSAGVVPKDMVVFERYRDEFVGAGMHEAVPDGIDWTGLGIAYNGRQVDIRGDDLDTGNLDRVTGYDPDEFVEMNLVAAGLDPKDDRTRRSHLGLLVTRRVNKIVLLPVLKDHGSAGITGALKNMSHGLVNNVARSHSTPDTNVCNQFIPEVVSHPIIRKKCVLQIMDGIKGVYQGGPGASRPEWTWENNALFVATDPVAMDHVAWRIIDAKRKEKGLAPVGAVGKLGLDAEREGFDFRQPQHIRLASNLGLGIFEFDSPRGRRHSIDHRTIDVS; encoded by the coding sequence ATGTCCAGGAAATACCCGTGCGGCGGCCTCGGCAGGCGACAGCTCCTGGCCGGGGCGGCGGCCTTGCCGGCGCTCCTCGGGGCCCGGGTCTCGGCCCAGCAGCCGAAGGCGGCGGCCGACGGGGCCGAGGCCGGGGGGGACGAGGCCTGGGGAGTCCCCGGGCCCTGGCCGGGCCGGGTCGTCGAGGTCCGCAACCCGGCGATGATCCGGGACGACCGCAAGGACCGGGAGGCCATCGGCAAGGCCCTGGCCCGGGGCATGGCCGAGCTGACCGGGGCCGACGACGCCGTCTCGGCCTGGCGGACCCTCTTCGAGCCCGGCGACGTCGTCGGCATCAAGATGAATCCCGTCGGCAACCCGCTGGCCAACAGCTCGACCGAGCTGATGCTGGAGGTCATCGAGGGGCTCAAGTCCGCCGGCGTCGTGCCGAAGGACATGGTCGTCTTCGAGCGCTACCGCGACGAGTTCGTCGGCGCCGGGATGCACGAGGCGGTCCCCGACGGCATCGACTGGACCGGCCTGGGCATCGCCTACAACGGCCGACAGGTCGACATCCGGGGCGACGACCTCGACACCGGCAACCTCGACCGGGTCACCGGCTACGACCCCGACGAGTTCGTCGAGATGAACCTCGTCGCCGCCGGCCTCGACCCCAAGGACGACCGCACCCGGAGGTCCCACCTGGGCCTGCTGGTCACCCGTCGCGTGAACAAGATCGTCCTGCTGCCGGTGCTCAAGGACCACGGCTCGGCCGGCATCACCGGCGCCCTGAAGAACATGAGCCACGGCCTGGTCAACAACGTCGCCCGGTCCCACAGCACGCCCGACACCAACGTCTGCAACCAGTTCATCCCCGAGGTGGTCAGCCACCCGATCATCCGCAAGAAGTGCGTCCTGCAGATCATGGACGGCATCAAGGGGGTCTACCAGGGGGGCCCGGGGGCCTCCCGGCCCGAATGGACCTGGGAGAACAACGCCCTGTTCGTGGCCACCGACCCGGTGGCGATGGACCACGTCGCCTGGCGGATCATCGACGCGAAGCGCAAGGAGAAGGGCCTCGCCCCGGTCGGCGCCGTCGGCAAGCTCGGCCTCGACGCCGAGCGGGAGGGCTTCGACTTCCGGCAGCCGCAGCACATCCGACTGGCGTCGAACCTGGGCCTCGGCATCTTCGAGTTCGACTCCCCCCGGGGCCGTCGGCACTCGATCGACCACCGGACGATCGACGTCTCCTGA
- a CDS encoding ascorbate-dependent monooxygenase — MGIARMLGGLVIAVAGASPSASGSGAGDVPTYHRDVAPILQGRCQDCHRPGQVAPFALLDYDHARRRASDLLLVAETGRMPPWPAAPGYGGPFRDDRTMTEGEVEVLRAWVDAGAPEGDPADAPPPREFPSSDWTLGEPGLILTMPEPYELGASGEDEFRVFVLPTDLPGDRWIRAVDFRPGNRKVVHHVIAATDSSGRARELDLEDPAPGYSAVGGFGDGVPTRSFLPIWTPGCTPHPAPEGTGYVLPKGGDVLIQVHYHKSGKVERDATAIGLYFSDEPLSREVRTGFVFPEVSTLQAIKARAKLVGSERRPGLNEFLREVLVIPPGEEHFEVRGSTREGAMLGRPLRRDVLVTGVMPHMHWLGKDFTFDAVLPDETRIPLIRIDDWDFNWQGTYSFAEPVFLPAGSWLEVVAHFDNSADNPANPHAPPVTVRWGDETDDEMCIGIFEFVPVTDADRARFEDRAKAGEAAD; from the coding sequence ATGGGCATTGCTCGGATGCTGGGCGGGCTGGTGATCGCCGTGGCGGGGGCCTCCCCGTCGGCCTCGGGATCGGGGGCGGGGGACGTGCCGACCTACCACCGGGACGTGGCCCCGATCCTCCAGGGGCGCTGTCAGGATTGCCACCGGCCCGGCCAGGTGGCCCCCTTCGCGCTGCTGGACTACGACCACGCCCGCCGTCGGGCCTCAGACCTGCTGCTGGTGGCCGAGACGGGGCGGATGCCCCCCTGGCCCGCCGCCCCCGGCTACGGCGGCCCGTTCCGGGACGACCGGACGATGACCGAGGGGGAGGTCGAGGTGCTCCGGGCCTGGGTCGACGCCGGGGCGCCCGAGGGGGATCCGGCCGACGCCCCCCCGCCTCGGGAGTTCCCCTCCTCCGACTGGACGCTCGGCGAGCCGGGCCTGATCCTGACGATGCCCGAGCCGTACGAGTTGGGGGCCTCGGGAGAGGACGAGTTCCGGGTCTTCGTCCTGCCGACGGACCTGCCCGGGGACCGCTGGATCCGGGCCGTCGACTTCCGGCCCGGCAACCGGAAGGTGGTCCACCACGTGATCGCCGCCACCGACTCCTCCGGCCGGGCCCGGGAGCTGGACCTCGAGGATCCGGCCCCCGGCTATTCGGCCGTCGGCGGCTTCGGCGACGGCGTGCCGACCCGGTCCTTCCTGCCCATCTGGACCCCCGGCTGCACCCCCCACCCCGCCCCCGAGGGCACGGGGTATGTCCTGCCGAAGGGCGGCGACGTGCTCATCCAGGTGCATTATCACAAGAGCGGGAAGGTGGAGCGGGACGCCACCGCGATCGGCCTCTACTTCTCCGACGAGCCGCTCTCCCGGGAGGTCCGCACCGGGTTCGTCTTCCCCGAGGTCTCGACCCTCCAGGCGATCAAGGCGAGGGCGAAGCTGGTCGGCTCCGAGCGCCGGCCGGGCCTCAACGAGTTCCTCCGGGAAGTGCTGGTCATCCCCCCCGGCGAGGAGCATTTCGAGGTCCGGGGCAGCACCCGGGAGGGGGCGATGCTGGGCCGCCCCCTGCGCCGGGACGTGCTGGTGACGGGGGTCATGCCGCACATGCACTGGCTGGGCAAGGACTTCACCTTCGACGCCGTCCTGCCCGACGAGACCCGGATCCCCCTGATCCGGATCGACGACTGGGACTTCAACTGGCAGGGCACCTACTCCTTCGCCGAGCCGGTCTTCCTGCCCGCCGGCTCCTGGCTGGAGGTCGTCGCCCACTTCGACAACTCGGCCGACAACCCCGCCAACCCCCACGCCCCCCCGGTGACCGTCCGATGGGGGGACGAGACGGACGACGAGATGTGCATCGGCATCTTCGAGTTCGTCCCCGTCACCGACGCCGACCGGGCCCGGTTCGAGGACCGGGCGAAGGCGGGCGAGGCGGCGGATTGA
- a CDS encoding prenyltransferase/squalene oxidase repeat-containing protein: MSRRTALGLGVAGLVTLSARPRRALGRQDASPGAMAAKAVAFLRSRQGEDGSWSGDRDEPGITALVLTGLLRSGQVTPFEPVARKGLAYLEQFVSPEGGLPEASHANYATAIAIMAFHEANRDGRYDAVVEGGREFLKAKQWDETEGKGPDDVFYGGAGYGGRSDRPDLSNTTFMVEALRETGLPADDPALQKALVFISRSQNLDGEFNDQPWAGEVDDGGFIYTPANGGSSVAGEATGGGLRSYGSMTYAGFKSLIHAGLTRDDPRVEAALGFIRANYTLEENPGLGQAGLYYYYQAFAKALAAFGEPTITDAGGTERDWRADLTAALAGRQGPRGEWVNPSDRFMEGDPNLVTAYGLLALAAARPRG; encoded by the coding sequence ATGAGTCGTCGTACGGCGCTCGGCCTCGGCGTCGCCGGGCTGGTCACCCTCTCGGCCCGTCCCCGGCGTGCCCTCGGGCGCCAGGACGCGAGCCCGGGGGCGATGGCGGCGAAGGCCGTCGCCTTCCTCCGCTCCCGACAGGGGGAGGACGGCAGCTGGTCGGGCGACCGCGACGAGCCGGGCATCACGGCGCTGGTCCTCACCGGCCTGCTCCGGTCGGGCCAGGTCACGCCCTTCGAGCCGGTCGCCCGGAAGGGGCTCGCCTACCTGGAGCAATTCGTCAGCCCCGAGGGCGGCCTGCCGGAGGCCTCCCACGCCAACTACGCCACCGCGATCGCCATCATGGCCTTCCACGAGGCCAACCGAGACGGCCGCTACGACGCGGTCGTCGAGGGCGGCCGGGAGTTCCTCAAGGCCAAGCAGTGGGACGAGACCGAGGGCAAGGGGCCCGACGACGTCTTCTACGGCGGCGCCGGCTACGGCGGCCGCAGCGACCGCCCCGACCTCTCGAACACGACCTTCATGGTCGAGGCCCTCCGCGAGACCGGCCTGCCGGCGGACGACCCGGCGTTGCAGAAGGCCCTGGTCTTCATCTCGCGCAGCCAGAACCTCGACGGCGAGTTCAACGACCAGCCCTGGGCCGGCGAGGTGGACGACGGCGGCTTCATCTACACCCCGGCCAACGGCGGCTCCAGCGTCGCCGGCGAGGCCACCGGGGGCGGCCTGCGCTCCTACGGCAGCATGACCTACGCCGGCTTCAAGAGCCTCATCCACGCCGGGCTGACCAGGGACGACCCCCGGGTCGAGGCCGCACTCGGATTCATCCGGGCCAACTACACGCTGGAGGAGAACCCGGGCCTGGGCCAGGCGGGGCTCTACTACTACTACCAGGCGTTCGCCAAGGCGCTGGCCGCCTTCGGCGAGCCGACGATCACCGACGCCGGCGGCACGGAACGCGACTGGCGAGCCGATCTGACCGCCGCCCTGGCCGGGCGTCAGGGCCCGCGCGGGGAGTGGGTCAACCCGTCGGACCGCTTCATGGAGGGGGACCCGAACCTCGTGACCGCCTACGGCCTGCTCGCCCTGGCCGCCGCCCGGCCTCGGGGCTGA
- a CDS encoding magnesium transporter CorA family protein, whose translation MAEVVEAEQDEGRAPGTPRLRAVFRSGGGELYPDWPIGRIAEALGDDEGTLWLDIENPGGAPDGIEPLLRDVFNFHPLAVEDALGEANVPKVDDWGRYLTIVFHAIDFDPEQDEVLLRELDLFLGHNFLVTYHTAPLSSVDRLRRLVERDASYRLSHGADHLTYVLLDGAVDEHLDAIEHLDDAIDALQDRVFRHPHPRIIHEIFRVKRSVLRVHRILGPQREVANRLARDPYPQIDDRDRVYFRDIYDHLVRLHDVTDGVRDLITGTLETYLSVSANRTNEVMKALTFITYLFLPLNFLVGFFGMNFFGENIHLDGLKLPHVLIFASTLTVMVTSPLLLYLWARRRRWF comes from the coding sequence ATGGCCGAGGTCGTCGAGGCCGAGCAGGACGAGGGCAGGGCCCCCGGCACCCCCCGACTCCGGGCCGTCTTCCGGAGCGGGGGGGGCGAGCTGTACCCCGACTGGCCGATCGGCCGGATCGCCGAGGCGCTCGGCGACGACGAGGGCACCCTCTGGCTCGACATCGAGAACCCCGGGGGCGCCCCCGACGGCATCGAGCCCCTGCTCCGGGACGTCTTCAACTTCCACCCGCTCGCCGTCGAGGACGCCCTGGGGGAGGCCAACGTCCCGAAGGTCGACGACTGGGGGCGCTATCTCACCATCGTCTTCCACGCCATCGACTTCGACCCCGAGCAGGACGAGGTCCTGCTGAGGGAACTCGACCTGTTCCTCGGCCACAACTTCCTGGTCACCTACCACACCGCGCCGCTCTCCTCGGTCGACCGCCTCCGGAGGCTGGTCGAGCGCGACGCCTCGTATCGCCTCTCCCACGGGGCCGACCACCTGACCTACGTCCTGCTCGACGGCGCCGTCGACGAGCACCTCGACGCCATCGAGCACCTCGACGACGCGATCGACGCCCTCCAGGACCGGGTCTTCCGCCACCCCCACCCCCGGATCATCCACGAGATCTTCCGGGTCAAGCGCTCGGTCCTGCGGGTCCACCGCATCCTCGGCCCCCAGCGCGAGGTGGCCAACCGCCTCGCCCGGGATCCCTACCCCCAGATCGACGACCGGGACCGCGTCTACTTCCGGGACATCTACGACCACCTCGTCCGCCTGCACGACGTCACCGACGGCGTCCGGGACCTGATCACCGGCACCCTGGAGACCTACCTCTCCGTCTCGGCCAACCGGACCAACGAGGTGATGAAGGCGCTCACCTTCATCACCTACCTCTTCCTCCCCCTGAACTTCCTCGTCGGCTTCTTCGGCATGAACTTCTTCGGCGAGAACATCCACCTCGACGGCCTGAAGCTCCCCCACGTCCTCATCTTCGCCTCGACCCTGACCGTGATGGTGACCTCGCCGCTGCTGCTCTACCTCTGGGCCCGCCGCCGCCGCTGGTTCTGA
- a CDS encoding Gfo/Idh/MocA family protein produces the protein MGTIPGRPTRRSVLKGSMAAAGGALAMPWIVPASALGRQEGVRAASERITMGVIGFGPRCTYVMKAMLPLDDMQCVTVCDVQKSRREAGKKVVDEHYGNADCTTTAEFRELFDRPDLDALLIATGDRWHAPASMMAARAGKDVYSEKPCGLTIELCQQVDETFRETGRVFQAGTQRRSVANFQKAVELARAGKLGTIKTLYASVYRPTLDNAWLPGQPTPPEDECDWDRWLGPAPWRPYNQDYVQGRWRGYWDFDSGARLLDWAAHTLDLCQQAKGADDTMPVEYEPAENRITCRYEDGVEIVLDFLDDPFGDRKGWINELGTCPVRFVGDEGWVETGDNGGIVVEPASLRSEVEDFSSNPQVGLDVGAHAKDWFEAIRTRGTTAANSSIMRHSHIACHAAALSWVLGRTLRIDPDREEFLDDPEANGLRSRAAREPYAT, from the coding sequence ATGGGAACCATCCCGGGCAGACCGACCCGACGATCCGTGCTGAAGGGCTCGATGGCCGCCGCCGGGGGGGCCCTGGCGATGCCCTGGATCGTGCCCGCCTCGGCGCTGGGGCGTCAGGAGGGGGTGCGGGCGGCCTCGGAGCGGATCACGATGGGGGTGATCGGCTTCGGCCCGCGCTGCACGTACGTGATGAAGGCCATGCTGCCGCTGGACGACATGCAGTGCGTCACCGTCTGCGACGTGCAGAAATCGCGTCGGGAGGCCGGCAAGAAGGTCGTGGATGAACATTACGGCAACGCCGACTGCACCACCACCGCCGAGTTCCGGGAGCTGTTCGACCGCCCCGACCTCGACGCGCTGCTGATCGCCACCGGCGACCGCTGGCACGCCCCGGCCTCGATGATGGCCGCCCGGGCCGGCAAGGACGTCTACAGCGAGAAGCCCTGCGGCTTGACGATCGAATTGTGCCAGCAGGTGGATGAGACCTTCCGGGAGACGGGCCGGGTCTTCCAGGCCGGCACCCAGCGCCGGAGCGTGGCCAACTTCCAGAAGGCGGTCGAGCTGGCCAGGGCCGGCAAGCTCGGCACGATCAAGACGCTGTATGCCTCGGTCTACCGGCCGACCCTGGACAACGCCTGGCTCCCCGGCCAGCCCACCCCGCCGGAGGACGAGTGCGACTGGGACCGCTGGCTCGGCCCGGCCCCCTGGCGCCCCTACAACCAGGACTACGTGCAGGGCCGGTGGCGAGGCTACTGGGACTTCGACTCCGGCGCCCGCTTGCTCGACTGGGCGGCGCACACGCTGGACCTCTGCCAGCAGGCCAAGGGGGCCGACGACACCATGCCGGTCGAGTACGAGCCGGCCGAGAACCGGATCACCTGCCGATACGAGGACGGCGTCGAGATCGTCCTCGACTTCCTCGACGACCCCTTCGGCGACCGCAAGGGCTGGATCAACGAGCTGGGGACCTGCCCGGTCCGGTTCGTGGGGGACGAGGGCTGGGTCGAGACGGGGGACAACGGCGGGATCGTCGTCGAGCCGGCGTCGCTCCGCTCGGAGGTCGAGGACTTCTCGAGCAACCCCCAGGTCGGCCTCGACGTGGGGGCCCACGCGAAGGACTGGTTCGAGGCGATCCGGACCCGGGGCACCACCGCCGCGAACTCCTCGATCATGAGGCATTCGCACATCGCCTGCCACGCGGCGGCGCTGTCGTGGGTGCTCGGGAGGACCCTGCGGATCGACCCCGACCGCGAGGAGTTCCTCGACGACCCCGAGGCCAACGGCCTCCGCTCCCGGGCGGCTCGGGAGCCATACGCGACCTGA